From Xylocopilactobacillus apis, a single genomic window includes:
- a CDS encoding LVIS_2131 family protein, whose translation MGYNLIMNIWNLFGVLMWAFAILVSYFLIHGMRMRRLRLEIISQEKGIKQFTIIRDIIDIFILFVMLGSLILFTFFTSPDLSDQENIDTKYSFDTLILQPGEPSYYVKARLSTGKKPIQYFTYWTAGAKQETNSWHASISDGKDPVDIAGKQYKWPHKEIVKYEKNSEKAFVATMMARYKNTFWNGLKLKAGRVADEFHLIRVPGSSFVKITHSK comes from the coding sequence ATGGGTTATAATTTGATCATGAATATTTGGAATTTATTTGGGGTCTTAATGTGGGCCTTTGCCATTCTTGTTTCTTACTTTTTGATTCATGGGATGAGAATGCGGCGATTAAGATTGGAAATAATCAGCCAAGAAAAGGGAATCAAGCAGTTTACGATTATACGTGATATCATCGATATTTTCATCTTGTTTGTGATGTTGGGCTCATTGATTTTGTTCACTTTCTTTACATCTCCTGATCTTAGTGATCAAGAAAATATTGATACAAAGTATTCCTTTGATACGCTGATTTTACAGCCAGGAGAACCTAGTTATTATGTAAAAGCTCGCTTATCTACTGGGAAAAAGCCGATTCAGTACTTTACATATTGGACGGCAGGGGCAAAGCAGGAGACTAATAGCTGGCACGCTTCGATTTCAGATGGCAAAGATCCGGTTGATATTGCAGGAAAACAGTATAAGTGGCCTCATAAAGAAATAGTTAAGTATGAGAAAAATTCTGAAAAAGCTTTTGTTGCAACAATGATGGCCCGCTATAAGAATACATTTTGGAATGGATTAAAGCTTAAGGCGGGTAGAGTTGCGGATGAATTTCATTTAATCCGTGTTCCAGGCTCGTCTTTTGTTAAAATAACTCATTCAAAATAA
- a CDS encoding D-alanine--D-alanine ligase family protein, giving the protein MKIAVLAGGLSTERNVSLVSGKKIANALREKGHDVFLIDSFLGIEEVPTDLNTLFSSKIVNYDVNIDTSVLTEADIRKLRKNDDGTYFGPNVIKILRAADFVFLALHGGAGESGQVQAFLDLYDIKYTGSDYFGAAIAMNKAKSKEIMKYNRLPTADFISLQKGDPIPTEFSFKYPVVVKPVNGGSSVGTVIAHNYEDAKKAIIDDFIFDDEIIIEEFIKGREFSQGVVGNHAFPAIEITVNDGWYDFEHKFKTGNTTVFQTPPENFSAELQHEMDVLSLKAGRDLNLSNYYRLDYLLNDQGFFIIEANVLPGLTPLSLLPQEADAEGITYADLIEMILNEKIKIYNEK; this is encoded by the coding sequence ATGAAAATAGCTGTTTTGGCAGGAGGCCTCAGCACTGAACGTAATGTATCTCTTGTATCCGGCAAAAAAATTGCCAACGCTTTACGGGAAAAAGGGCACGATGTTTTCTTAATTGATTCTTTTTTAGGTATTGAAGAAGTTCCAACGGATCTCAACACCTTATTTTCTTCTAAAATCGTTAATTACGATGTTAATATCGATACTTCAGTGTTAACTGAAGCTGATATTCGTAAATTGCGTAAAAATGATGATGGAACCTATTTTGGGCCCAATGTCATTAAAATCTTAAGGGCTGCCGACTTTGTTTTCCTCGCTCTTCACGGCGGAGCTGGTGAAAGCGGACAGGTTCAAGCATTTCTTGATCTTTACGATATTAAATATACTGGGTCAGATTACTTTGGAGCAGCAATTGCGATGAACAAAGCCAAATCCAAAGAAATTATGAAATATAATCGCTTGCCAACTGCTGACTTTATTTCACTGCAAAAAGGAGATCCAATTCCAACAGAATTTTCTTTTAAATATCCAGTCGTCGTAAAACCGGTTAATGGTGGATCTAGTGTTGGCACGGTTATTGCTCATAACTATGAAGATGCTAAAAAAGCTATTATTGATGATTTTATTTTTGACGATGAAATCATTATCGAAGAGTTTATTAAAGGTCGTGAGTTTTCGCAGGGAGTTGTCGGTAACCATGCTTTTCCAGCAATTGAGATCACAGTAAATGATGGATGGTACGATTTTGAACATAAGTTTAAAACCGGTAACACCACTGTTTTTCAAACTCCGCCAGAAAACTTCTCAGCTGAATTACAGCATGAAATGGACGTTTTATCGCTCAAAGCTGGCCGCGATTTAAATTTAAGCAATTATTATCGATTAGATTACTTATTAAACGACCAGGGATTTTTCATTATTGAAGCAAATGTTTTACCAGGTCTCACCCCTTTATCGTTATTACCTCAAGAAGCAGACGCTGAGGGTATTACTTATGCTGATTTAATTGAAATGATTTTAAACGAA
- a CDS encoding epoxyqueuosine reductase QueH yields the protein MKDADEILKWMNKDQKINYDRVLQKLIKSWQDNNERPKILMHTCCAPCSTFTLEYLCDIADVTVYYYNNNIQPRNEWERRRIVLRNFVHDFNEKTGNEVQIIETEYQPSTYLKEVTELRDEPEGGLRCNVCYNIRLTSAALYAKEHGYDYFGTALTISPHKNSQTINEIGIDIQHLYNTKWLPSDFKKNNGFYRSTEMCEEYNIYRQSYCGCLFAARKMDNLDLKQISREADRFVKLNSDSESNFNLVEFNFQHKEEPVSE from the coding sequence TAAAATCTTGGCAGGACAACAATGAACGTCCGAAGATTTTAATGCACACGTGCTGTGCTCCTTGTTCAACTTTTACTTTAGAATACCTTTGTGATATCGCTGATGTGACGGTTTATTATTACAACAATAATATTCAGCCTCGCAATGAATGGGAACGCAGGCGGATCGTTTTACGGAATTTCGTGCATGATTTCAATGAAAAAACTGGCAATGAGGTTCAAATTATTGAGACAGAATATCAACCCAGTACCTACTTAAAAGAAGTAACTGAGCTGCGAGATGAACCAGAAGGCGGCTTGCGCTGTAATGTCTGCTATAATATTCGACTCACATCAGCTGCTCTTTATGCAAAGGAACATGGATATGATTATTTCGGAACTGCTTTAACGATTAGTCCTCATAAAAATTCTCAAACCATTAATGAGATCGGCATCGATATCCAGCATCTTTACAATACTAAGTGGCTGCCTTCCGATTTCAAAAAAAATAACGGTTTTTACCGTTCAACCGAGATGTGTGAAGAATACAACATTTATCGTCAAAGTTACTGTGGCTGTCTATTTGCAGCTCGAAAAATGGATAATCTTGATCTTAAACAAATATCACGCGAAGCAGATCGATTTGTGAAATTAAATAGTGACAGCGAATCAAATTTTAACCTTGTTGAATTTAATTTTCAGCATAAAGAAGAACCCGTCTCTGAATAA